Proteins from a genomic interval of Oceanispirochaeta crateris:
- a CDS encoding TRAP transporter large permease, whose protein sequence is MSPVQIGVIGSLVLFGLLFTSMPVAFAMIASGVLGFALIVTPQAAFSMVIAELYETFSAYNLSVIPLFVMMGQVAFHAGISKRLFYTAYIWMGHLKGGLAMATVGACAGFGAICGSGPATAATMASVALPEMKRYGYADSLAAGTVAAGGSLGMLIPPSVVFIVYALMTEQSIGDLFLAGIVPGVLIASMFCINIYIRCSRDKSLGPAGPKHSWKEKFISLNGVIETVLLFLLVMGGMFLGLFTPIEAAAIGTAGSFVIAGAQKELNFVKLKKILLETVRTSSMIFFIVAGATIFGRFLAVSRIPFVVAQAFITLPLPGEITMFLIIFFFLVAGCFIDALALMLLTIPIFFPVVQELGFDPVWFGVIVVVITQMGVITPPVGVNVYVVSGIERDIPLPVIFRGAMPFLGMLVLAAVILILIPQICLFLPGLF, encoded by the coding sequence ATGAGTCCTGTTCAAATCGGAGTCATCGGCAGCCTTGTGCTTTTCGGACTCCTCTTCACGAGTATGCCCGTTGCCTTTGCCATGATTGCCTCGGGGGTGCTGGGTTTTGCCCTGATTGTCACTCCTCAGGCAGCCTTCAGCATGGTCATAGCCGAACTCTATGAAACCTTCAGTGCGTATAATCTCTCTGTGATTCCCCTGTTTGTCATGATGGGCCAGGTGGCTTTTCATGCGGGGATCAGCAAGCGTCTGTTTTACACCGCCTATATCTGGATGGGTCACCTCAAGGGTGGATTGGCCATGGCCACCGTGGGAGCCTGTGCAGGTTTCGGTGCCATATGCGGTTCCGGTCCGGCAACAGCAGCAACCATGGCCTCGGTGGCTCTACCCGAAATGAAGCGTTATGGCTACGCCGACTCTCTGGCTGCGGGTACTGTGGCTGCCGGGGGTTCCTTAGGGATGCTCATTCCCCCCAGCGTTGTCTTCATCGTTTATGCCCTTATGACAGAGCAGTCCATTGGCGACCTATTTCTTGCGGGGATTGTTCCGGGTGTACTCATCGCTTCAATGTTCTGCATCAATATTTATATCCGGTGTTCCCGGGATAAATCTCTGGGTCCTGCGGGTCCCAAGCACAGCTGGAAGGAGAAGTTCATCTCCTTAAACGGTGTTATCGAGACAGTCCTTCTGTTTTTGCTTGTCATGGGCGGTATGTTTTTGGGACTCTTTACTCCCATTGAGGCTGCCGCCATCGGTACCGCCGGAAGTTTTGTCATCGCCGGAGCCCAGAAGGAACTGAACTTTGTCAAATTGAAAAAGATACTCCTTGAAACAGTGAGAACTTCGAGTATGATCTTCTTCATTGTGGCGGGAGCCACTATTTTTGGTCGCTTTCTGGCGGTCTCCCGGATTCCTTTTGTCGTTGCTCAGGCCTTTATCACCCTTCCTTTACCGGGTGAAATTACCATGTTTTTGATCATTTTCTTCTTCCTTGTAGCCGGTTGTTTTATAGATGCTCTGGCCCTGATGCTTTTGACCATCCCCATCTTCTTTCCTGTCGTGCAGGAACTGGGATTTGATCCTGTCTGGTTTGGCGTTATTGTGGTTGTTATTACCCAAATGGGAGTGATAACTCCTCCAGTGGGTGTCAATGTTTATGTTGTTAGCGGCATTGAGAGAGATATCCCTTTGCCAGTTATTTTTAGAGGAGCCATGCCTTTCCTGGGAATGTTGGTTCTGGCTGCTGTGATTCTTATTTTGATACCTCAGATCTGCCTGTTTTTACCTGGTCTATTCTAA
- a CDS encoding universal stress protein: MPYKNLFKKILFCTDFNTDAQEAYHYALNIAEGNPGSELIIFHVIPEPDAQFWKSYIYDVEDVDDKARQAIDSKISDAYLSKIPSGISSSVKIASGNVGDQILKEAQSDEINLIIIGRGAGANMINRLLGDFIKKLIHKAHCPVLVIPENK; this comes from the coding sequence ATGCCATATAAAAATTTGTTTAAGAAAATCCTGTTCTGTACAGATTTCAATACAGATGCCCAGGAAGCCTACCACTATGCCCTGAATATTGCAGAAGGGAATCCTGGGAGTGAGCTGATCATCTTTCATGTTATTCCCGAACCGGATGCCCAGTTTTGGAAGTCCTATATCTACGATGTTGAGGATGTGGATGACAAGGCACGCCAGGCTATTGATTCCAAAATATCCGATGCCTATCTGAGCAAAATTCCTTCCGGAATCAGCAGCTCTGTCAAGATTGCTAGCGGAAATGTGGGAGACCAGATTCTGAAAGAGGCACAGTCTGATGAAATTAATTTGATCATCATCGGACGGGGAGCGGGGGCCAATATGATCAATCGTCTCCTGGGAGACTTCATTAAAAAACTCATACATAAAGCGCACTGCCCGGTCCTGGTTATTCCCGAGAATAAATAA
- a CDS encoding TRAP transporter small permease — translation MRFFTFIRRLIIVFAYAAGISILLMMGITVLDVVLRLFNIGITGAYDLVRAFGVVSVACALPYVTAAKGHIAIEFFYHKCGKRGRLILDFIFRISALVIFGSLTYYTFGHGLSLYQSGEVFPNLGMPVFWIPFVISLNCLLMMVVFVYHLIHPGKEFIKP, via the coding sequence ATGAGGTTTTTTACTTTTATTCGCCGGCTTATCATCGTTTTTGCCTATGCAGCAGGGATTTCTATTCTACTGATGATGGGAATTACAGTTTTGGATGTCGTACTCAGACTCTTTAACATTGGCATCACCGGTGCCTATGACCTTGTCCGTGCCTTCGGGGTCGTTTCCGTAGCCTGTGCTCTCCCCTATGTCACTGCGGCAAAAGGGCATATTGCCATTGAATTCTTCTATCATAAATGCGGGAAGAGGGGACGTCTCATTCTGGATTTTATTTTTAGAATTTCTGCATTGGTCATATTCGGATCCCTCACATATTATACCTTTGGCCATGGACTCTCTTTGTACCAGAGCGGAGAAGTCTTCCCCAATCTGGGAATGCCGGTCTTTTGGATACCCTTTGTGATCAGTCTGAATTGCCTGCTCATGATGGTCGTCTTTGTCTACCATCTCATTCATCCGGGAAAGGAGTTTATTAAACCATGA
- a CDS encoding TRAP transporter substrate-binding protein: MKKLTSLLLLVLLVLSGCSKKDDSSVSKAEKKEIYRLNYAVFFPASHLQAQTAEAWAEEVGKRTDGQVQITLFHGGTLTKAAQTYEAVVSGVADIGMSVFAYTRGRFPLLEGLDLPVGYPDGVTATRIANELVQKYKPEELSDVHVLYIHAHGPGILASRKEIRSFGDITSMKIRATGLSAKIVSALDGTPISMSQGDTYESLQKGVVDATFCPVETLKGWKQGEVIDYVVDSKSIGYTTTMFVVMNKAKWEALPENLQSIMTDVSEEWIFKQGEAWDESDRQGEAFVKDLGKTFVSLNDDDNKALVEAMAPVYAEYEAATAEKGLPGEAFLNDLQDMLK, encoded by the coding sequence ATGAAAAAACTAACATCTCTTCTGCTTTTAGTACTCCTGGTACTGTCCGGTTGTAGCAAAAAAGACGACTCTTCGGTCTCAAAAGCAGAAAAGAAGGAAATATACAGGCTTAATTATGCTGTCTTCTTTCCCGCATCCCATCTGCAGGCACAAACTGCCGAAGCCTGGGCTGAAGAAGTTGGTAAAAGAACGGATGGACAGGTTCAAATCACTCTTTTCCATGGTGGAACCCTCACAAAAGCTGCCCAGACATACGAAGCAGTCGTATCCGGAGTCGCTGATATCGGGATGAGTGTCTTCGCCTATACCCGGGGACGATTTCCTCTTTTGGAGGGATTGGATCTTCCCGTAGGATACCCCGATGGAGTGACAGCCACAAGAATTGCCAATGAACTTGTTCAAAAATACAAACCTGAGGAACTTTCGGATGTTCATGTTCTATACATCCATGCCCATGGGCCTGGAATCCTGGCCAGCAGGAAAGAGATTCGCTCCTTCGGGGATATTACCTCTATGAAGATCCGGGCAACCGGCCTTTCTGCCAAGATCGTTTCTGCCCTGGATGGAACACCCATCTCTATGAGCCAGGGAGACACCTACGAATCGCTCCAAAAAGGTGTGGTGGATGCGACTTTCTGTCCTGTCGAGACTCTCAAGGGTTGGAAACAGGGGGAAGTCATTGATTATGTGGTGGATTCCAAATCTATTGGGTATACCACAACCATGTTTGTTGTGATGAATAAGGCCAAATGGGAGGCCCTGCCCGAGAACCTTCAGTCCATCATGACTGATGTGAGCGAAGAGTGGATATTCAAACAGGGAGAAGCCTGGGATGAGAGCGACAGACAGGGGGAGGCCTTTGTTAAGGACCTGGGAAAAACCTTTGTTTCCCTGAATGACGATGATAATAAAGCTCTTGTTGAGGCAATGGCTCCAGTCTATGCCGAATACGAAGCGGCTACTGCCGAAAAGGGACTTCCCGGTGAAGCCTTCCTCAATGATTTACAAGACATGTTGAAATAA